A portion of the Hylaeus volcanicus isolate JK05 unplaced genomic scaffold, UHH_iyHylVolc1.0_haploid 12237, whole genome shotgun sequence genome contains these proteins:
- the LOC128884156 gene encoding phospholipid-transporting ATPase IB-like isoform X2: MSYKKETLERVAWNFPLQFVSTTYRKEVERCIIVWGIKNDSLYDKKASENKQFCTNYISTHQYTIATFVPKNIWQQFHRLSNVYFFFLAILQTIRQISATHGIPTIMVPLSFVFIVNGLKDAFEDYNRYKADIIENSQIVLRITHPQSTVSFMLKNSYRRNSMEKKNISPTMTDMDSNRDSQNSFLISLIEGSPEKKETYETEQLLQRQRTNKHTITKFVNQGLLEEAVWEDVKVGDILYLQDGDKIPADMVLLGCPNEGGVVYVETASLDGETNLKIKQCVSESLTFISNLTENALKRCQNLRGFVKCTSLDASLDSINGFIYLHNNGIKKEKINITSKQFILRGCCLRNTQWVIGIVVFTGFDTKAMQSFSETNPKTSLLDDYTNYITMIVFLVQIFICLFLAIGTYLFWLKEENYSKDMFLRLKPPIQNILIWFFMWLVFFANMVPISLIVTMGIVKTIQGFFISWDKDMYDGKTDQHAVVRRSNLNDQLGCITHVLTDKTGTLTCNNMKFRRCCIHGIDYGNTVIALKPTKKMIPTCVLSDTLTSSPSLVTIPHVNITDKTLDSILKDSSHIHYQYILHFFLNLAINNTILINSNCHSPPVYSSSSADEEAMVYGAYYFGIKLLARFGHNLIKVEVLNHVIEVKVLAFFEFSNTRKRTSVLCYLKADETLKWTSPRYILFTKGADSVILPRLCPLESAKKVMKDNLFMLKEYASDGLRTMCLAQREVSLDEAKTFSNEYTLLNSSQTKQDFTKVEELETGLIFQGVVGIEDEIQHGVNDVLKALTDAEIKVWMLTGDKLETAINIGLSTGLIQKNTVTFLYQADSIQNDLKQDVSDGAPLQSLDDSVNCQTKESVTSKRQFVSSFEQFQRELYNKFFADQNNYNILVQKLKDDCIREDLTQTSFVSDFHPSLSRKSIHPSHVTEPFGSFNGIDDIKDKSLSSLTTALVVDGTCLEEFLKPIMQESFLNLCCRCSAVICSRASPNQKKQIVELIKRNKENITLAIGDGANDCSMIQAAHVGVAIRGTEGLQAFNVSDYAISQFRFLKSLVLCHGRWCHRRISILILYMFYKNLVLVTPVFFFSIFTGFTGTKLYYDYIYQLYNILFTSIPVMIFGVFDQDVSKSETLRNVECYKFGCQRYYLNNKTFLRWFFVGILQGGILFAFSMLLFSNNYAIKLTQPISMYFIGHCIYITVLITVNLKLIMETCMMTWIVVAAAFFSIFSWFMVMIAFSSSPSIFPQILSLLFTMLQSPLFYINLLVAPILSFSPDFLYKHIQMRKKKNALQS; this comes from the exons ATGTCATATAAAAAAGAGACATTGGAAAGAGTTGCATGGAATTTTCCTCTACAATTTGTATCAACAACATACAG aaaggaAGTTGAAAGATGTATAATAGTATGGGGTATTAAGAATGATTCCTTATATGACAAGAAAGcaagtgaaaataaacaattttgtactaattatATATCTACTCACCAATACACAATCGCAACCTTTGTACCTAAAAATATATGGCAGCAATTTCATAGGTTgtcaaatgtttattttttttttcttgcaatcTTGCAAACCATACGACAG aTATCGGCTACCCATGGTATTCCTACAATAATGGTTCCTTtatcgtttgtttttattgtcaaTGGGTTAAAAGATGCATTTGAAGACTATAACCGTTATAAGGCGGATATTATCGAAAACAGTCAAATTGTGCTAAGGATAACACATCCACAGTCAACGGTTTCTTTcatgttgaaaaattcatacagacgtaattcgatggaaaaaaaaaacatttcaccTACAATGACTGATATGGATTCAAATCGAGATTctcaaaattcttttcttattagcTTGATTGAGGGGTcaccagaaaaaaaagaaacatacgAAACCGAACAACTTTTACAAAGACaacgaacaaataaacataCCATTACGAAATTCGTTAATCAAGGATTACTAGAAGAAGCTGTATGGGAAGATGTTAAAGTGGGTGATATACTTTACCTTCAAGACGGTGATAAAATTCCAGCAg ATATggttttattaggttgtccgaatgAAGGTGGTGTTGTTTATGTAGAAACAGCTAGTTTAGATGgggaaacgaatttaaaaataaaacaatgtgTTTCCG AGTCTCTCACATTTATTAGTAATTTAACTGAAAATGCATTGAAAAGGTGTCAAAATCTTCGCGGTTTCGTTAAATGTACTTCGCTTGACGCATCATTGGACTCTATCAacggttttatttatttacataataatg gtattaaaaaggaaaaaattaatataacatcaaagcaatttattttaagaggGTGTTGCTTACGGAATACTCAGTGGGTAATAGGCATTGTTGTTTTTACCGGATTTGACACAAAAGCAATGCAG AGCTTTTCAGAAACAAATCCTAAAACAAGTTTATTAGATGACTATACAAATTACATAACAATGATAGTTTTCTTAGTTCAG atttttatctGCCTCTTTCTCGCTATTGgtacttatttattttggttAAAGGAAGAAAACTATTCAAAAGATATGTTTTTGcgattaaaacctcctattcaaaatattttaatatg GTTTTTTATGTGGTTAGTATTCTTTGCTAATATGGTACCTATTTCGCTTATTGTAACAATGGGTATTGTTAAAACAATCCAA ggattttttatttcctggGATAAAGATATGTATGATGGGAAAACGGATCAGCATGCTGTCGTTCGAAGATCAAATTTGAATGATCAATTAGGATGTATAACACATGTTTTAACGGATAAAACGGGGACATTAACATgcaataatatgaaatttcgtcGTTGTTGTATACATGGTATTGATTATGGAAATACAGTAATAGCTTTGAAACCAACTAAGAAAATGATTCCAACCTGCGTATTATCTGATACTCTTACTTCAT CGCCATCATTAGTGACAATACCTCATGTGAACATAACCGATAAAACGCTAGATTCCATTTTAAAAGATTCCAGCCATATCCATTACCAAtacattcttcatttttttttaaatttagcaataaataatacaattcttATAAATAGTAATTGTCATTCACCACCTGTTTATTCCTCCAGTTCTGCTGATGAAGAAGCTATG GTGTATGGAGCTtattattttggaattaaaCTATTAGCACGTTTTGGTCACAATCTTATTAAAGTTGAAGTTTTAAATCATGTCATTGAAGTAAAAGTATTagcatttttcgaattttctaacACTCGGAAACGAACATCcgttttatgttatttaaaagcTGACGAGACGTTAAAGTGGACATCCCCccgttatattttatttacaaaa gGTGCGGATTCAGTTATTCTGCCTCGGTTATGTCCTCTTGAATCGGcaaaaaaagtaatgaaagACAATCTTTTTATGTTAAAAGAGTATGCATCGGATGGTTTGAGAACAATGTGCTTGGCCCAACGTGAAGTATCATTGGATGAAGCCAAAACTTTTTCCAACGAGTAtacgttattaaattcttcacaAACAAAACAAGATTTCACTAA agtTGAGGAATTAGAAACTGGGTTAATTTTTCAAGGTGTTGTTGGAATTGAGGATGAGATTCAGCATGGAGTAAATGATGTTTTAAAAGCTTTAACGGATGCAGAAAtcaaa gtatgGATGTTGACTGGTGATAAATTAGAAACTGCAATTAACATAGGCTTATCTACGGGTTTGATTCAAAAAAACACAGTTACATTTCTATATCAAGCTGATTCTAttcaaaatgatttaaaacaagatgtaTCGGATGGGGCGCCGTTACAATCGTTAGACGATTCCGTTAATTGCCAAACCAAAGAATCGGTAACCAGTAAAAGACAATTTGTATCTTCTTTCGAGCAGTTTCAGAGAGAACTCTATAACAA atttttcgcagatcagaataattataatatattggtACAAAAGTTAAAGGATGACTGTATAAGAGAGGATTTGACACAGACATCCTTTGTATCAGATTTTCATCCAAGtctttcacgaaaatcgattcaCCCGTCTCATGTCACAGAACCTTTTGGATCGTTTAATGGAATAGATGACataaaagataaaagtttATCTAGTTTAACAACAGCTCTTGTTGTAGATGGAACATGTCTTGAAGAATTCTTGAAACCCATTATGCAGGAatcttttcttaatttatgCTGTAGATGCTCAGCTGTTATTTGCTCCCGTGCATCTCCTAATCAAAAG AAACAAATCGTTGAGTTAATCAagcgaaataaagaaaatattactttggCGATTGGGGACGGCGCTAATGATTGCAGTATGATTCAAGCCGCTCATGTAGGTGTGGCGATTCGTGGAACGGAAGGTTTACAAGCATTTAAT GTTTCAGATTATGCAATATCGCAATTTCGTTTTCTTAAAAGTCTTGTATTATGTCATGGGCGATGGTGTCATCGTCGCATTTCCATATTAATCctttatatgttttataaaaatctagTTCTTGTTActcctgtttttttttttagtattttcaCAGGGTTTACGG ggacaaaattatattatgattatatctatcaattatataatattttattcacatcg ATTCCTGTTATGATTTTCGGGGTTTTTGACCAAGATGTGAGCAAATCAGAAACATTACGAAATGTAGAATGCTACAAGTTTGGGTGTCAACGAtattatctaaataataaaacttttctGCGTTGGTTTTTTGTTGGAATACTTCAAGGTGGCATTTTATTTGCGTTTTCCATGCTTCTATTTTCAAACAACTatgcaataaaattaactCAA CCAATTTCCATGTATTTCATTGGTCACTGTATTTATATTACCGTTTTAATAAcggttaatttaaaattaataatggaaaCTTGTATGATGACATGGATAGTTGTAGCTGCTGCTTTCTTTAG CATTTTTTCATGGTTTATGGTAATGATTGCCTTCAGTTCTTCACCTTCGATATTTCCTCAAATTCTTT ctCTTCTATTCACTATGTTACAGTCtcctttattttacattaacttATTAGTAGCACCTATTCTTTCATTCAGTCCTGATTTTCTCTATAAACATATTCAAatgaggaagaaaaaaaatgcgtTACAAAGCTAA
- the LOC128884156 gene encoding uncharacterized protein LOC128884156 isoform X4, with protein MSYKKETLERVAWNFPLQFVSTTYRKEVERCIIVWGIKNDSLYDKKASENKQFCTNYISTHQYTIATFVPKNIWQQFHRLSNVYFFFLAILQTIRQISATHGIPTIMVPLSFVFIVNGLKDAFEDYNRYKADIIENSQIVLRITHPQSTVSFMLKNSYRRNSMEKKNISPTMTDMDSNRDSQNSFLISLIEGSPEKKETYETEQLLQRQRTNKHTITKFVNQGLLEEAVWEDVKVGDILYLQDGDKIPADMVLLGCPNEGGVVYVETASLDGETNLKIKQCVSESLTFISNLTENALKRCQNLRGFVKCTSLDASLDSINGFIYLHNNGIKKEKINITSKQFILRGCCLRNTQWVIGIVVFTGFDTKAMQSFSETNPKTSLLDDYTNYITMIVFLVQIFICLFLAIGTYLFWLKEENYSKDMFLRLKPPIQNILIWFFMWLVFFANMVPISLIVTMGIVKTIQGFFISWDKDMYDGKTDQHAVVRRSNLNDQLGCITHVLTDKTGTLTCNNMKFRRCCIHGIDYGNTVIALKPTKKMIPTCVLSDTLTSSPSLVTIPHVNITDKTLDSILKDSSHIHYQYILHFFLNLAINNTILINSNCHSPPVYSSSSADEEAMVYGAYYFGIKLLARFGHNLIKVEVLNHVIEVKVLAFFEFSNTRKRTSVLCYLKADETLKWTSPRYILFTKGADSVILPRLCPLESAKKVMKDNLFMLKEYASDGLRTMCLAQREVSLDEAKTFSNEYTLLNSSQTKQDFTKRVEELETGLIFQGVVGIEDEIQHGVNDVLKALTDAEIKVWMLTGDKLETAINIGLSTGLIQKNTVTFLYQADSIQNDLKQDVSDGAPLQSLDDSVNCQTKESVTSKRQFVSSFEQFQRELYNKFFADQNNYNILVQKLKDDCIREDLTQTSFVSDFHPSLSRKSIHPSHVTEPFGSFNGIDDIKDKSLSSLTTALVVDGTCLEEFLKPIMQESFLNLCCRCSAVICSRASPNQKKQIVELIKRNKENITLAIGDGANDCSMIQAAHVGVAIRGTEGLQAFNVSDYAISQFRFLKSLVLCHGRWCHRRISILILYMFYKNLVLVTPVFFFSIFTGFTGTKLYYDYIYQLYNILFTSIPVMIFGVFDQDVAFYLRFPCFYFQTTMQ; from the exons ATGTCATATAAAAAAGAGACATTGGAAAGAGTTGCATGGAATTTTCCTCTACAATTTGTATCAACAACATACAG aaaggaAGTTGAAAGATGTATAATAGTATGGGGTATTAAGAATGATTCCTTATATGACAAGAAAGcaagtgaaaataaacaattttgtactaattatATATCTACTCACCAATACACAATCGCAACCTTTGTACCTAAAAATATATGGCAGCAATTTCATAGGTTgtcaaatgtttattttttttttcttgcaatcTTGCAAACCATACGACAG aTATCGGCTACCCATGGTATTCCTACAATAATGGTTCCTTtatcgtttgtttttattgtcaaTGGGTTAAAAGATGCATTTGAAGACTATAACCGTTATAAGGCGGATATTATCGAAAACAGTCAAATTGTGCTAAGGATAACACATCCACAGTCAACGGTTTCTTTcatgttgaaaaattcatacagacgtaattcgatggaaaaaaaaaacatttcaccTACAATGACTGATATGGATTCAAATCGAGATTctcaaaattcttttcttattagcTTGATTGAGGGGTcaccagaaaaaaaagaaacatacgAAACCGAACAACTTTTACAAAGACaacgaacaaataaacataCCATTACGAAATTCGTTAATCAAGGATTACTAGAAGAAGCTGTATGGGAAGATGTTAAAGTGGGTGATATACTTTACCTTCAAGACGGTGATAAAATTCCAGCAg ATATggttttattaggttgtccgaatgAAGGTGGTGTTGTTTATGTAGAAACAGCTAGTTTAGATGgggaaacgaatttaaaaataaaacaatgtgTTTCCG AGTCTCTCACATTTATTAGTAATTTAACTGAAAATGCATTGAAAAGGTGTCAAAATCTTCGCGGTTTCGTTAAATGTACTTCGCTTGACGCATCATTGGACTCTATCAacggttttatttatttacataataatg gtattaaaaaggaaaaaattaatataacatcaaagcaatttattttaagaggGTGTTGCTTACGGAATACTCAGTGGGTAATAGGCATTGTTGTTTTTACCGGATTTGACACAAAAGCAATGCAG AGCTTTTCAGAAACAAATCCTAAAACAAGTTTATTAGATGACTATACAAATTACATAACAATGATAGTTTTCTTAGTTCAG atttttatctGCCTCTTTCTCGCTATTGgtacttatttattttggttAAAGGAAGAAAACTATTCAAAAGATATGTTTTTGcgattaaaacctcctattcaaaatattttaatatg GTTTTTTATGTGGTTAGTATTCTTTGCTAATATGGTACCTATTTCGCTTATTGTAACAATGGGTATTGTTAAAACAATCCAA ggattttttatttcctggGATAAAGATATGTATGATGGGAAAACGGATCAGCATGCTGTCGTTCGAAGATCAAATTTGAATGATCAATTAGGATGTATAACACATGTTTTAACGGATAAAACGGGGACATTAACATgcaataatatgaaatttcgtcGTTGTTGTATACATGGTATTGATTATGGAAATACAGTAATAGCTTTGAAACCAACTAAGAAAATGATTCCAACCTGCGTATTATCTGATACTCTTACTTCAT CGCCATCATTAGTGACAATACCTCATGTGAACATAACCGATAAAACGCTAGATTCCATTTTAAAAGATTCCAGCCATATCCATTACCAAtacattcttcatttttttttaaatttagcaataaataatacaattcttATAAATAGTAATTGTCATTCACCACCTGTTTATTCCTCCAGTTCTGCTGATGAAGAAGCTATG GTGTATGGAGCTtattattttggaattaaaCTATTAGCACGTTTTGGTCACAATCTTATTAAAGTTGAAGTTTTAAATCATGTCATTGAAGTAAAAGTATTagcatttttcgaattttctaacACTCGGAAACGAACATCcgttttatgttatttaaaagcTGACGAGACGTTAAAGTGGACATCCCCccgttatattttatttacaaaa gGTGCGGATTCAGTTATTCTGCCTCGGTTATGTCCTCTTGAATCGGcaaaaaaagtaatgaaagACAATCTTTTTATGTTAAAAGAGTATGCATCGGATGGTTTGAGAACAATGTGCTTGGCCCAACGTGAAGTATCATTGGATGAAGCCAAAACTTTTTCCAACGAGTAtacgttattaaattcttcacaAACAAAACAAGATTTCACTAA aagagtTGAGGAATTAGAAACTGGGTTAATTTTTCAAGGTGTTGTTGGAATTGAGGATGAGATTCAGCATGGAGTAAATGATGTTTTAAAAGCTTTAACGGATGCAGAAAtcaaa gtatgGATGTTGACTGGTGATAAATTAGAAACTGCAATTAACATAGGCTTATCTACGGGTTTGATTCAAAAAAACACAGTTACATTTCTATATCAAGCTGATTCTAttcaaaatgatttaaaacaagatgtaTCGGATGGGGCGCCGTTACAATCGTTAGACGATTCCGTTAATTGCCAAACCAAAGAATCGGTAACCAGTAAAAGACAATTTGTATCTTCTTTCGAGCAGTTTCAGAGAGAACTCTATAACAA atttttcgcagatcagaataattataatatattggtACAAAAGTTAAAGGATGACTGTATAAGAGAGGATTTGACACAGACATCCTTTGTATCAGATTTTCATCCAAGtctttcacgaaaatcgattcaCCCGTCTCATGTCACAGAACCTTTTGGATCGTTTAATGGAATAGATGACataaaagataaaagtttATCTAGTTTAACAACAGCTCTTGTTGTAGATGGAACATGTCTTGAAGAATTCTTGAAACCCATTATGCAGGAatcttttcttaatttatgCTGTAGATGCTCAGCTGTTATTTGCTCCCGTGCATCTCCTAATCAAAAG AAACAAATCGTTGAGTTAATCAagcgaaataaagaaaatattactttggCGATTGGGGACGGCGCTAATGATTGCAGTATGATTCAAGCCGCTCATGTAGGTGTGGCGATTCGTGGAACGGAAGGTTTACAAGCATTTAAT GTTTCAGATTATGCAATATCGCAATTTCGTTTTCTTAAAAGTCTTGTATTATGTCATGGGCGATGGTGTCATCGTCGCATTTCCATATTAATCctttatatgttttataaaaatctagTTCTTGTTActcctgtttttttttttagtattttcaCAGGGTTTACGG ggacaaaattatattatgattatatctatcaattatataatattttattcacatcg ATTCCTGTTATGATTTTCGGGGTTTTTGACCAAGAT GTGGCATTTTATTTGCGTTTTCCATGCTTCTATTTTCAAACAACTatgcaataa